From the genome of Nicotiana sylvestris chromosome 1, ASM39365v2, whole genome shotgun sequence:
CTTTGTCTTAAATCCAGCTTTATAGTATTTTTCTTGTTATTTACGTCCTTAAAGAGTAATTTGAAGTGGAATTTGTACAACCCATATAACTGGTATGTGTCTTAGTCTTTGGTACTGCTATCTGCGCTAAATTTCTGTTGATTTTTGTTGTGTATTTCCATCTAAAGTTCTTACATTATGCATGTTAGGTTTCTCTTCTGTCTAGATGGTTACAACCAGCACGCTCAATTGTTACCAGCAGGATCCAGCATGGACTTCACCGAATTTGAACCATGCAACTGCATTCTTACGACATGGACATAACCTTGGTGTTCCATCTCTGTATAGCCCTTGCATATGTGCTGCAAATGCAGTTTCTCCTAGGCCGTCATGTTTCGTCCCTGGTTTGCCAAGTTCTAAGGCAGCCAATCAGAATGGAGTCAAATGGCTGCCAAGCTTAGCTCCCCCCAAAATTGAGTATCCGAATGATACTAACTTTTTACTTCCTCGCTTGATAGGATTAGAGTCCCCACCAACTGATGCATCAGCAAATTCTCAGAAAAGGTTCCTCATTTGTGATCAGTCTGGGAATCAAACTAGAATTTTCTTTAGTCAAGGTCGCCCTCTTGAAAATGAAGTAACTACACCGAAAGAACATGCTTATGGTTTGTATTATGAGAACCTGACTGCTGTAGTGGAGCGAAGATCTCCTGTGAAACCCATTATTGAAGATAAATTGGAGGAAAGCTACATAAATGGTGAAGAAAGTAGTATGCACGAAGACACAGAAGAAATCAATGCATTGCTCTACTCTTCTGATGGCATTGAAGGGGACGAAGATGACGATGATTGTGGCGAGGATGATGAAGTAACTAGCACGGCTCGCTCTCCTTGTGCAAACAAAGGGGGTTGTGGCTGTGGTGAGCATGTACAACTGTCTGAGGAACTTACAGAAGAAGTTGCCAGTTCTGATGGCCCATGTAAAAGGCAAAGATTGCCAAATGGCGGGCACAAGAAATGTTCATCCATAGAATCTGGATGGGCcaataatgatgatgatgatgataatgtGGAATCAAGATGTGTTAAAACATCTCTTCCTCTCAGGGAGAAGGATGAGGAGGATCCCAGTTTGAACACTAGGAAAAGGAAAGCAAAAATTCGTGAGACCTTGAGAATTCTTGAGAGCTTGATTCCTGGGATAAAGAGTAAGGACCCATTGTTGGTTATTGATGAAGCAATTGATTACTTGAAGTCTCTGAGGGGCAAAGCCAAAGCTTTAGGAGTTGGGCTCCCTCAAGAGTATCCCCCATCTTCTTGATAAAGAAAAGGATATCCAACCCTACAACATTAACATTGTGGATTTTAGGGGTATTGTTTCTTGGATATTAATCTATTTGGTTAAAATAGTTAAATTATGAAGCATTTGCCATCTTCATCAGTCCTTTAGTGCAACAAGTATTATGAACCACCAGAGGTAAAGATTTAGTGGAATGTCTTTTACTTGCAAGGGGTGAAATAAAAGGGATTATTTTTGAGTTTTTTGTGGAGTAAGAAAGTGTAGCAATTTCAAAGTTCAAACTCATGAGTGTGCAGTAAATGAGGGACCCTTGAGAAAACCATGGATTCAATGCATGCGCAATTGGTAATTGAGGACCCACAATCCACCCCCATATGTTTCTTGATTTGAATGACTGTTATGATGTGTTGATCTTTCTGTTGATCCCCACAAAGGATAGTGATGGCAACTACTGTTGAAGAGTAGCGCATGGAAAAATGGGGGGGCCTGCCCTCTAAAGCTTATCATGAAAAGGTTGATTGAGAAACATGATCAAATCTTGTCTTAAAGTTTGGTTTGTTCCCACTTGTGTGAGAGCTTTGGAATGGTGAGTTTTTTGTAGTTGGAGAGAGTTGTGAGTCTTTTTCTATAAGCGTGGTGTCTTTTTATGAGCCTGATGGACCCTTGTGTTTCATGCTATTATTGCTGTGTGTGTTGTCTTTATGCTTTTACTACTTAAAACTAATAAAATATAGCTTGCTTCATTATTATTTCTGTTGTGTTTTTCTGTCatatttgttttgtgcattttGTTGAGGACTCGTTTATGTGATTCTAATGGATACTGGTGGCTATGTTTGATCATTATGTGGTTTTGTCTATTTTAAGGGTTAGCACTACTTAAAGAAAGTTTTAAATGGAGAAAAATATTGGATTACGCATGTAGAATGAGAGTTTTCCCTCATGGGAGAGGCAATGAGATTGGAATCTCTTTGAACTTGAATCATTGCCTGCTAAAAAAGGTTTACTGTTATCAACGAACATGGGATATTATTTCCATAAGGAGAAAAATTTAAGTCCTCATCAAACTAGGAGAAACATTAAAGTTTTACGGGATCAACTTGACGTGGAGTGGgataaaaaacagaaaaaaagaaCTTTTATACACCGATGTAGAAAAGTTTTATACCATCAATATATTTACAAAAATTTCATTATATTGTATGTGGTTGTATATGAAATCCTAGACGTATTAGTATTCAATTAGTTTTATGGCTTTTACAAacttatttttagttttatgatCTTACCTTTTTTTTTTCACATAAAAGATGAAAAGCAGCGGCGCTCATATCAACATAATCACAGTTCTTGACTGCTTTTTCAGAAAGTCGCCATGGCACTAATGCAGGACATTCTCTCCTTTGAAAGTATTGCAAGTTATGATTCATATTTTGAAAACAACGAAAAGGGTGTAGAAAAGTGCAATCAGAAAAAGACGTCCCTTATCATTTTCCTTTCTGTGATTCTTTAGAAAGAAATATAGAAATGGTATTACGATTTAGAACTACTTGACACCAATATCTCATCCTTACTTACTTTCATGAAACATAATACCTACCTAAGTGCAAcccgaaaaaaaaagaaggaaaaaataaaatgagtttagtgttatgaaataaaagcaatttagtaaaacatgaacaagaaatagagatagagagaatgaagagattttcttcttcaattgtgtgtttttcctatctattacaaggcctttatataagCATAAAAAGTACAaattatgtcattgaatatgtcattaagcattttagatgaagatcatggaagaagagtagacatccaccataatgtgatattcatcataacactcccccttggatatccatagataatgtgccttgttaaaaactctctaaaaaaaaatattgggatgtacatagttatttatgatatgcattgcttgctgtctcattaaaaaccttaccaggaaaacccagtgggacaaaactttggttaaggaaaagagtgcagcgtatagttactccccctgatgaaaaatcacttaatgtctcgaagacgatgcattccaatcttatatatcaacttttcaaatattgaggttggtaatgccttagtgaacaaatcagccaaattatcacttgaacgaacttgttgtacatctatttcaccattcttctgaagatcatgagtgaaaaagaattttggtgaaatgtgttttgttctatctcctttgatatatcctcctttcaattgagctatgcatgcagcattgtcttcatacaatattgttggaatattctctttcgaagaaaaaccacatgtttgctgaatgtgttgagttatagatcttaaccaaacgcattctcgacttgcttcgtgaatggctattatctctgcatgatttgaagaagtagcaaccatagtttgttttgtcgaacgccatgatatggctgtacctccacttgtaaataaatagcctgtctgagatcgacctttgtgtggatcagacaaatatcctgcatctgcataaccaatcaatgatggcttggattcgtttgaataaaataaacccatatcaatggtcccttggaggtatctgaatatatgtttaataccattccagtgtctttgtgttggcgaagtactaaatcttgccaataaacttactgagaaagctatatctggtcgggaattattggcaagatacattaatgccccaattgcactaagatatggtacttcggcaccaagaagctcttcatcattttcatgaggtcggaatggatctttctttatatcaagtgatctcacaaccatcggggtactcaatggatgtgctttatccatatagaatcgctttaaaatcttttcggtgtatgttgattgatggacaaatattccatctttcatatactcaatttgtagaccaagacaaaattttgtctttccaagatctttcatttcaaattctttcttcaaacagtctactgtttttggaagctcctcaggagttccaatgatatttaaatcatcaacatacacagcgattataacaaattcagatccagacctttttataaagacacaaggacaaattggatcattcttgtacccttctttcaacaggtattcactcaggcgattgtaccacatacgacctgattgtttcaatccgtataaagatttctgaagctttattgaacaagtttctcgaaaacttttatatgcttctggcactttaaatccctcaggtactttcataaaaatttcgttgtctaatgatccatacaaataggctgtaacaacatccattagatgcatatcaagtttttcttgcactgccatatttatgagatacctgaaggtgatagcatccactacaggagaatatgtctccatataatcaattccaggcctttgggaaaacccttgtaccacaagtcgtgctttatatctaacgacttcatttttatcatttcgtttccgcacaaaaacccatttataccctactggctttatgccttcaggtgttcgaactatgggtccgaagacttcacgttttccaagtgaagttaactctgcctggatagcgtctttccattttggccaatcatttctctgtctacattcattgacagattttggttcaagatcctcatcttgttgcattatttcaacagcaacattataagcaaaaatgttatcgataacaacattatttcggttccatcttttcccggttgagacgtaacttattgatatctcttcattttcattattttcaggtacctggacctcccctaaggtcttatcatttgttacgtcttggggctcttcttgagccactacctccgtgttatgttcactttgatcatttgctccttttattcttcgaggatttttatctttagaaccgattggtctaccacgtttcaagcatggcttagactcattttctttaattaattgtcctaccgggatatcaactcgaattggtacattagcagctggaatatgtgacttggtcacccttggtaggtcagtgaatgcatctgacaattgatttgcaatattttgcaaatgaataatcttttgaacctcttgttcacattgatttgttcgaggatctaaatgagacagtgataatgcattccaatctatattctttttcagctgcttattttctccccctaatgttggatatactgattcatcaaaatggcacaatcagaaaatcttgccgtaaataaatctccagtcatcggctctagatattttataattgaaggagattcatatccaacatatatccccaaccttctttgaggacccatctttgtgcgttgtggtggagcaattggaacatatatcgcacaaccaaagatcctaagatgggaaatatttggctcctgaccaaaagccaattgcaatggggagactttatgataacttgtgggccttatccgcacaagtgctgctgcgtgcaaaatagcatgaccccatactgaaatgggaagttttgttctcataagcattggtctagcaattaattggaggcgtttgatcaatgattctgctagaccattttgtgtatgaacatgagcaaccggatgctcaattgttatcccagttgaaatacaataatcattaaaggcttgggatgtaaactcaccagcattatcaagacggattgtcttaattgcataatctggaaattgtgctcttagctttattatttgagccaacaatctcgcaaatgccatattgcgagttgatagtaagcacacatgtgaccatcttatagatgcatctatcaaaaccatataatatttgaatggtccacatggagggtaaatgggcccacatatatcaccttgtatacgttccagaaatgcaggggattccatcctaactttaatagttgatggtctaataattaattttccttgagaacatgcagcacaagagaattccttaaattgaagaattttctgattcttcattgcatgtccatgtgaattctcaattattttacgcatcatattagaaccaggatggcccaaccggtcatgccaaataataaaattatcttgattagtaaacttcttgtttactacggcatgtgtttcaatcctgctaatacttgtgtagtataagccggaggaaaaagcgggtaacatttcaagcacatatttcttaccggacgttattgtagtaatataaagatattcaatcttttcatcatttgtagtctcaatatgatagccattttggcgaatatctttgaaacttaataagtttctttgagatttactacaatatagtgcttcatcaatagccaaatttgttcctcctggtagtaataaattggctcttccagaaccttcaattaatcttgtactaccggatattgtattaacattcgcttctttcattaccaaataagagaaatatctcttatcttttaaaatagtgtgtgttgtagcactatccagaagacatatatcatctttattaatcttgagtccaactgaagactgtgaaattttcatattcttcataaaaaaagacaaataatacatcataagaaatatgaaagacaagcaaaaaaaacattaagaaatacattagaaatatagaaactagcaacacatgatgcattaggaaaatacactcaagaaaaaataaactagttgcaaacataaacataacaacttttataaTTTCATTCCCCAATAAGATGATTcattcttcagtcaatatcctcaaagaagtctccaacttctaaatgagtaatatttgttaggccttcaaaatcatcatctttatatgcaggatgtgccttagaatcatatttatttgagggacctgcttcatcattattattttgaaaggtcaagtgtgcctccacattattttcttttttcttgagggaggcttgataaagtttgacaaaatgttctggcgtacgacaaatgcgtgcccaatgacctctcataccacatcggtgacacatactagctttaccttttgaatgattaatttgagaacccttattgttctccaatttatttccaccataatgacgataattgtttcgccccctgccacgtccacgtttacgaccatgtccacgaccacggtaattattttgttttctttcaaacttatcatatgttgctacaacattcacttccggaaatggagctgacccagtgggacgggcttcatgatttttcattaatagagtattattctgctcagccacaagtaggcatgtgattaactcagaatatttcttaaaacctttttcacggtattgttgttgtagcaccacatttgaagcgtgaaaagtagaaaatattttttccaataagtcctcatctgtgatagtgtctccacataattttaatagagaacttactttaaagatagcagaattatactcacttacagttttaaagtcttgcaaccttaaatgtatccactcataccgagctttcggtaataccgtaagttttaggtggtcatatcgatccttcaaattaatccataattcaagtggatcttttacggttaaatattcagtttttaacccttcatgtagatgatgacgaaggaaaatcatggccttcgctttatcctgatttgatgcttcatttccttgtataatagtatttccaagacctttagcgtcaaggtgaatttcagcatcaagaacccatgataaatagttcc
Proteins encoded in this window:
- the LOC104221723 gene encoding transcription factor SAC51-like; amino-acid sequence: MVTTSTLNCYQQDPAWTSPNLNHATAFLRHGHNLGVPSLYSPCICAANAVSPRPSCFVPGLPSSKAANQNGVKWLPSLAPPKIEYPNDTNFLLPRLIGLESPPTDASANSQKRFLICDQSGNQTRIFFSQGRPLENEVTTPKEHAYGLYYENLTAVVERRSPVKPIIEDKLEESYINGEESSMHEDTEEINALLYSSDGIEGDEDDDDCGEDDEVTSTARSPCANKGGCGCGEHVQLSEELTEEVASSDGPCKRQRLPNGGHKKCSSIESGWANNDDDDDNVESRCVKTSLPLREKDEEDPSLNTRKRKAKIRETLRILESLIPGIKSKDPLLVIDEAIDYLKSLRGKAKALGVGLPQEYPPSS